In Terriglobales bacterium, the sequence TGCGGTGTTTGACAGCGTCTCGGTTGCGACCACGTTCAAGGAAAAGCTGGCGGAGAAGGGCGTGATCTTCTGCTCGTTCAGCGAAGCGGTGCGGAACCATCCCGAGCTGGTGAAGAAATACCTGGGTTCAGTGGTGCCGTATACCGACAACTTCTTCGCCTCCCTGAACTCTGCAGTGTTCAGCGATGGATCTTTTGTTTATGTGCCGAAGGGCGTGCGCTGCCCGATGGAGCTCTCAACTTATTTCCGCATTAACGCGGCGGAAACCGGGCAGTTCGAGCGCACGCTGATCATCGCCGACGAAGGCGCTTACGTGAGCTATCTCGAAGGATGCACCGCGCCGATCCGCGATGAGAATCAGCTGCACGCGGCAGTGGTAGAGCTGGTCGCGCTCGATAATGCGACGATCAAGTACTCGACGGTGCAGAACTGGTATCCCGGGGATAAGGAAGGCCGCGGCGGGATCTACAACTTTGTCACCAAGCGTGGCAAGTGCCTGGGCCGGAATTCCAAAATTTCCTGGACGCAGGTGGAGACCGGCTCGGCTATCACCTGGAAATATCCCAGCTGCATTCTGATGGGTGACAACTCGGTGGGCGAGTTCTACTCGGTGGCGCTGACCAACAACTACCAGCAGGCCGACACCGGCACGAAGATGATCCACATGGGCAAGAACACCAGCAGCACGGTGGTGTCCAAGGGCATCTCCGCCGGACATGGCCAGAACACCTACCGCGGTCTGGTGAAGATTCAGAAGGGCGCAACCGGAGCCCGTAACTACACGCAATGCGACTCGCTGCTGATCGGCGATAAGTGCGGCGCGCACACCTTCCCCTACATCGAGGTGAAGAATGCCAGCGCCCGCATGGAACATGAAGCGTCGACCTCGAAGATCGGCGAAGACCAGATCTTTTATTTGCGGCAGCGCGGTCTGAGCAGCGAAGAAGCGGTATCGATGATCATCAACGGATTCTGCCGGCAAGTATTTCGCGAGTTGCCCATGGAGTTTGCCGTGGAAGCTCAGAAATTGCTGAGCATCAGCCTGGAAGGAAGTGTGGGATAACGAGAACGAATATGAGCATATTGGAAATCAAGAATCTGCACGCGCGGGTCGAGAATCACGAAATACTGAAAGGAGTGGACCTGACGGTCAACGCCGGCGAGGTGCACTCGATCATGGGACCGAATGGCTCGGGCAAGAGCACGCTGGCGCAGGTGCTGTCGCGCCGCGAGACATTCGAGATCACCGAAGGTGAAGTGCTGTTTAACGGCAAGGATTTGCTGGGAATGAAGCCGGAAGAAGCTGCCTGCGAAGGACTGTTCATGGCGTTTCAGTATCCGGTGGAGATTCCGGGAATCAGCAACGCATATTTTTTGCGCGCTGCGCTGAATGCTGTCCGGAAGCACCGCGGTGAGGAGGAGTTGGACGCGATCGATTTTCTTCCCCTTCTGAAGGAGAAGATGCGCTTGTTGGAGATGGATGAGCGTTTCCTGAACCGGGCCGTCAACGAAGGCTTTTCGGGAGGCGAGAAAAAGCGCAACGAGATTGTGCAGATGGCGGTGCTGGAGCCGAAGCTGGCGATCCTGGATGAAACCGATTCCGGGCTCGACATTGATGCTCTGAAAATCGTTGCCAAGGGCGTGAATGCGATGCGCAGCCCGGATCGCGCCATTGTGCTGGTGACGCACTATCAGCGGTTGCTGGATTACATCGTTCCGGACTACGTACACGTGCTGGTGGATGGCCGGTTCGTGAAATCGGGAGGGCCGGAACTGGCGTTGGAGTTGGAAGAGAAAGGTTATGGCTGGACGGAGCCTACTGCTGCGGCCGCGCGATAGGTGTTGTTTCGCGCCCAGGGGGTAGCGTCGGGAGAGAAGGAACAAGGATCAAGGTAAAAAGATGGCAATCGCTTCATCACAACAGATTCGCCCCCAGTTGGAGGCGTTCAGCGAATTTGATTCGCGTAATCAGCGACAACCTGCATGGCTGCGTGAATTGCGCGCCCGCGGGTTCGAACGTTTCTGTCAAACTGGTTTTCCTACCACCAAAGATGAGGACTGGCGTTTTACCAACGTAAGTTCGATTGCACAAACCCCATTCGCGCTAGCGAGTGATCCAGAAAAGTCTTTTCCTGTGGAGTCGACCACTCCTTGGCGGATTCCGGGAGCAGCCTGCCAGTTGGTGTTCGTCAACGGCCGATTTACTCCGGTCTTGTCGGATTTCGGAAAATTGCCCAAAGGAGTGAAGGTCAGCAGCCTGGCGCAGGCGATTGCGGAAGACGGCGCCGAGATCCAGAAACACCTGGGCCGTTATTTGAATATCGAACGCGACGCATTCTGTGCCCTGAACACGGCCTTTATAGAAGATGGCGCCTACATCCATCTGCCGCGCAGAACGATACTGGATGCTCCGATCTACCTGCTGTTTATCTCGGTTGCAGGCGATGTTCCGCAGATGTCGCATCCGCGCAACCTGATTATCGCAGAAGACGAAACCGAAGCCAGCGTAGTCGAGGATTACGTTTCGCTGGGTAGCGGCGTCTTCTTCTCGAATGTGGTCACCGAACTCGTTGCGGGCGAAGGAGCGATCATCTCTCACCACTTGATCGAGCGCGAGGACAAGCAGGCGATCAACGTCTCCACGTTGCGGATGCAGCAGGCGCGAAGTGCGAATGTGAGCTCGCACTCGGTGCTTCTCGGCGGCGGCCTGGTGCGCAACAACGTGCATCCGGTGCTGGCCGGAGAGGGTGGTGAATGCCTGATCAACGGCTTGTTCATCGGCAGCGGCACGCAGCACATAGACAACTACATGCTGGTGGAGCACGCCAGCCCTCACTGCAGCAGCCGTCAGTTTTATAACGGCATTCTCGACGGACACGCGCACGGCGTCTTCCATGGGCGCATCATCGTTCACAAGGATGCGCAGAAGACTGATGCCAAGCAGACCAACCGCAACCTGCTGCTCTCTGACGATGCGCAGATCGATACCAAGCCGCAGCTGGAGATCTATGCCGACGACGTGAAGTGCACGCACGGCGCGACCATCGGCCAGGTCGAGGAAAATGCGTTGTTTTACATCCGCTCGCGCGGAGTGGACGAAGTCACGGCTCGCAAGTTGCTGTTGCTTGCATTCGCGAACGAGTGCCTGGATCGCATGAGGAGTGTCCCGGTGCGTGAGTATTTGGAAGGCCTGGTGCATGGTTGGTTATCAGAGACCTCCGGCTCGGACGGTTCGCGACCGCGAATTACGACCGCCGGGGAGCGCGAGAGGCGATGGGAGGAGATTGGATGACAACCGCCGCAAACACGATTCGCTGGCCCCAGCCGCAAGTACACGCTGGTTTCGACGTGTACAGGTTACGAACGGAATTTCCGATCCTGGGGCGGCCGATTCAGGGCAAGCCACTCGTGTATCTCGATAACGCTGCTACTACACAGAAGCCACAAGTCGTGATTGACGCTCTGGTGCGTTACTACACGGAGGAGAATGCGAACATTCATCGTGGAGTGCACACGCTGTCCGAGGTGGCAACCGAGAGCTATGAACGCGCGCGTGGCATCGTGCAACGCTTCCTGAACGCCGCTGATCCCAGTGAAATCGTATTTGTGCGCGGAGCCACGGAAGGGATCAACCTGGTGGCGCAGACGTGGGGACGAACCAACATCGGCCCCGGGGACGAGATTGTTATCTCGGCCATGGAGCATCACTCCAACATCGTTCCCTGGCAGATGCTCTGCGAACAGAAGGGGGCGCGGCTGCGGGTTGCGCCGATCAATGACGCCGGCGAGTTGCTGTTGGACGAATTTGAAAAGCTGCTTGGGCCCAAGACGAAGCTGGTCGCTATGGTGCACATCTCCAACGCGCTGGGCACGGTGAATCCGGTGCGCAAGATCGTAGAGATGGCGCACCGCTGGAATGCTCGCGTATTGCTGGACGGTGCACAGGCTGCGCCGCACACGGTCGTGGATATGCAGGATCTGGATTGTGATTTCTACGTCTTCTCTGGTCACAAAGTGTACGGGCCGACAGGCGTCGGCGTGTTGTACGGGAAGCTCGCGTTGCTGGAGGCGATGCCGCCTTACCAGGGTGGCGGCGACATGATCAGCTCGGTGACCTTCGAGAAGACGACCTACAACCGGGTGCCGCACAAATTCGAAGCCGGCACGCCACATGTCTCGGGCGCGATCGGACTCGGTGCGGCGCTGGAATTTGTGAACGGGATCGGATTGGAGCCGATTTCCCGGCACGAACAAGAGGTGCTGGCTTACGGCACGGAGCGGCTGCTGGAAATTCCTGGAGTGCGGTTGATTGGTACAGCCAAGGAGAAAGCGGGGGTACTGTCTTTTGTGCTCGAGAGCATCCACCCGCATGATGTCGGCACTGTGCTCAATCAACAGGGCATCGCGATTCGCACCGGTCATCACTGTGCGCAGCCGCTGATGCAGCGGTTCGGAGTGCCCGCCACGGCGCGCGCGTCGCTCGCCCTTTACAACACTGTCGAGGACATAGACGCGCTCGCGGCGGGACTGCACAAGGTGAAGGAGGTTCTTGGCTGATGCCGGAGCTGCAGGATCTCTATCAGGAAGTCATCCTGGAACACAGCAAGCATCCGCGTAACTATCGGACGCTGGAATCTGCCAACCGCATGGCCGAGGGATTCAACCCGCTGTGTGGCGATCACTTCTCGGTCTATCTCGACGTGGAAGGCGATCAGATCCGCGATATTACGTTCCAGGGCTCGGGCTGCGCGATTTCGAAAGCTTCCGCCTCGATGATGACGCAGGCGCTGAAAGGCAAGCGCACCGAAGAGGCGGAGAAATTGTTTGAGAAGTTTCATCGCGTGGTAACGGGAAAGAATGGGTTTGAGGTGGCTGACTTGGGCAAGCTGGCGGCTTTCGCTGGAGTATCGGAATTTCCTGTCCGCGTGAAATGCGCCACCCTGGCGTGGCATGCGTTGCGCGCCGCCTTGCGGGGAGAGCAGCACGCCGTCTCCACCGAGTAGTTCAGGGGGACAATGTCGAGCGACACGGTTGTGCTAAGTCGAGCCTGCGCGGCGGTGCCGATTCCGCTGGGTGGCATGGAAGTGCTGCCTGCAGGAAGCCGTGTGCGAATCATGCAGTCGCTCGGTGGGAGCTACACCGTAGTCACCGAGCGGGGCTTCATGATGCGCATCGATGCGAAAGATGCCGACGCCTTGGGACTTTCGCCAGAGGCACAGCCAATCGACGCGACTCCCGCGCAATTCAGTGAGAAACTGGTGTGGGATCAGCTAAAAACCGTTTTTGATCCCGAAATTCCAGTTAATGTGGTTGACCTGGGACTTATCTATTCCTGCCAGATCACGGCGATCGAAGGCGGTCACAAGATCGATATCAATATGTCGATGACTGCAGCCGGTTGCGGCATGGGAGACGTATTGAAGGCTGATATTGAACGCAAGCTGTCGCAACTTCCGGAGGTGAAGGAAGTCCACGCGACGGTTGTGTTCGATCCGCCGTGGCATCCCGGTCTGATGTCAGAGGCAGCGCGATTGCAACTCGGGATTGATTTGGACACAGACTCATCCCTTCCCATGTATCGCCCCTAATTCAGGGCGGCAACATTTTCCATGTCGCAATACTCGCCCTTTACAATTCCGCAGGTCAGCAATAGCTCGCCAGTTACTGGATGCCGCCAGGAGCCAAATGGGGATAACCCGCCAGATTACGGTGCTGTTGTGTGTCTTGATCAGCACAAACAGAGCTCAGAGCCCACCTGACAAGTGGAGCGCTGACCTTGCTCGCTACTACTTTGTGTCGCCTGAAGCTGAGAAATCAGCGCGCGCCGACCTTGATGCAACCCTCAAGCGCCTGGAGAATTACAAAGGCAAGCTTAATAACGGATCCAGCTTGGTTCAGGCCTTTCAGGCATACGAGGATGTGCTTCGAATCTACAACAAGCATGATGGTTATCTTCATCTACGTTGTTCGCAAAACCGCAAAGACGCGGCCTGCGATGACGAGAGCGGGCTGGAATCGGAATTGAATGCCAGAAGCGCATTCTTCAAAGCGGAAGTTCTGGCGATCTCCGAACTGCGGCTGCACGCATTTTTTCTGGCTGAGCCTGAAATGAAGCCATATCGGTTTGCGCTGGATGAGATGCGGCGCGACATCGCGCATACGCTCCCTGCGTCTGAAGAAGAACTACTCAGTCGTCTGCGGCCAGAAATTTCAGAATGGCAATACGAGCTGTACGATCACGTCGTCTCGGCGATTCCGTTTGGAACCGTGACGACCGCGGCAGGTCCATTGGATGTGATCCGTCAGCGCAATTTGCTGGCCTCGAATCCTGATGCGCGTGTGCGTGAGGAGGCGTTCAAGCGCCGCCTCAATGGATTCGCCAGCCAGCGTGAGCTCCTGGCTTTCGCGCTCATCCACACGGTGAAAGCACAAGAGTCACTTGCGACGGCGCAACATTACTCCAATGCACCCGATCGCAAATACACCAGCATGTATCTGAAACCGCAGCAGGCGCGGAATCTCCTACAGCTCATGGCTCAGCATGGGGAGGTCGCGAAGCGTTTCGAGAAAATTCGCGCTACTGATTTCGAGCGCGCCCACCACGCGCAGGCGCACGCCTGGGACCTCTCGGCTCCTGAACCCGGCCTCGCGCCGCCAATCACACCCCTTCAGGCGCTGCCGGCCTTATTTCACGCTGCGTTCGCTGGGCTGGGGCCGGAGTATCAAGCGGCATTCGACTCGTTGCTGGCACCAGGCAACGGCAGGGCGGACGTGATACCGGGGGGAGCGCCGAATCGATATGCGGGCGGATTCTCCATTGGATTCACCGGCGCTACGAGCATCCTCTTTTATGGCCGCTATGACGGAACCTTCAAAGACTTATCGGTGATCGCACATGAGGGAGGCCATGCCGTGCATCGCAGCTTGATGAGCCAGAACGATGTGAAACCGATATACGCGATGGGAGCCCATTTCCTGTTCGAATCGTTTGCTGCTTTCAACGAGCTTCTGCTCGCGGACTATCTTGCCGAACACACCCCGAATCCTGCCTTGCAGCGTTTCTACCGGAAGCAGTGGATGAGTATCAAAGGACTGGATACGTTTTATGGTGCGCAAGACGCCCTGCTGGAACAGGCAATTTATGATGGCGTCTCGCGTGGAAGCGTTAGAAGCGCGGATGACCTGGACAAGTTGAGCCTGCAGATTGACGGCAACTTCTCTGACTCTTCTGCAACGACTCCGGAACTCCGCAACCGATGGGCGACGTTGTCACTGATGTATGAAGATCCCCTCTACAACATTAATTATGTCTATGGCGGGCTGCTGGCACTGAAGTACTACCAGCTCTACATCTCAGACCGGGAACGGTTCGTGCCGCGATATATTGCGTTGCTGAAGAATGGATTTGATGCACCGCCTGACGCGCTGCTCAAGAAATTTCTCGATGTCGATCTGTTTGATCCGGCGCTTCTGAGCGACGGCCTGAGGTTGCTGAACGCACGACTCGATCAACTCGAGAACAGTCCAGATCACTGAGCTCCTGCCTATCACCTTACGCCACACTCACCGCCGCGGGCGCGATGTGAGGTTCATGGGCCCAGGAAATCAAACCGGGAATGAATTTTACCGGCAAGTCAGGATGATTGGGGCGTACGCGCACGGTGAATCCGTGGAGTCCACTGCGGCCAATCGAGGTGTTTACAACGTAGTTGTAAGTGCCGTCAGAACGGCTCTCTTCCGGCTGCATCGGAACCGCCTCGCCCTCCACGAGATCGCCATTCATGTCCACGGCACCCACGTATAGCTCCACTACCACGTCTTCCGGACGGAGTTGACCCAGATGTACTTGCGCCCGGACAGGCATCGACGAGGCCACTGGGACCGAATTGATGGGACCGTCCTCAACTTTTTCTACCCAGACCTCCTGCCATGAGTTGCGGATCCGATCCAGAGCGGATGACAGATCACGCGCGCGGTGGGCATGATCGGCGTCGAGCGAGCGAAATCTGCCATGCGCGTTGACGTAGAACTCCTGGAAATAATCGCGCACCATACGATGGGTATTGACGAAGTGACAGAGCGAATCTACGCAAGCCTTCATCCGCTCGACCCATCTGCGCGGGATGCGGTCAGCGCCTCTTTCATAGAACGTGGGCACGACATCGCGCTCCAGCAGATCATACAGCCCTTCGGCTTCTACCTTGTCCTGGTAGTTGGGATCGGAGTAGGACTCGCCCTTGCCGATGGCCCAACCGATCTTCTGGGAATTCCCGGGGTCATTCCATACTTCGTCCCACCAACCATCCGGCACGCTGAGGTTCAGCACGGCGTTGGCGGCGGCCTTCATCCCGCTGGTGCCGGACGCCTCGTTGGGGCGCAGCGGAGTATTCAGCCAGACATCCACGCCTTGCACCAGATAGCGAGCGACGGCCATGTCGTAGTCTTCGAGAAAGACAACGTGGCGACCCAGCGTAGGATCGCGGCTGACATCGGTGATCTGACGGATCAACTGCTTGCCGCCATCATCCTGGGGGTGGGCCTTGCCGGCGAAGATCAGCTGCACGGGGCGAGCGGGATCGGTCAAGAGACGACGAAGCCGATCCATATCGCGCAGGATCAGGGTCGCGCGTTTGTAGGTGGCGAAGCGGCGAGCGAAGCCGATGGTGAGCGCATCCGGATCCAGGATTTCGGCGGCAGCATCGAGCTCTGACTGGGGCGCAGCCCGGCGCAGGCGCTGATCGCGAACTCGCTTGCGGGCCCATGATACCAGCCGTTCGCGCCGGCGCTCGTGAGTGCGCCACAATTCTTCCGCGGGGATCGATTGCACCCGGCTCCAAACGTCGCTGTTCGCTGGTTCCTCGCGCCAGTTGGGGCCGAGATAGCGATCGTAGAGGTGATTGAACTCGGACGAGATCCAACTGCGAAAATGAACGCCGTTGGTGATGTGCCGGATGGGTATTTCTGTCACCGGAACCCCGGGCCACAGCGATTGCCACATTTGGCGGCTAACCTCGCCGTGGAGTTTGCTGACGCCGTTGGCCCATGCCGCTGTGCGCAGAGCCAGCACGGTCATGCAGAAGTCGCCGTTTTGCTGACTGCGTCCCAGATTGAGGAATTCGGAATACGGCAATCCCAACTCTCGCGCCGTGTCGCCAAAATAGAGATTCACAAGATCGGATTGAAAGTAATCGTGCCCGGCCTCGACCGGAGTGTGGGTGGTGAAGACCAGGCTCGCCGAAGCCAACTCCCGCGCCTGGATGAAATTAAGATCGCGGGTTCGCATGAGGTGGCGTATGTGTTCGAGTGCCAGAAACGCGGAGTGACCCTCGTTCATATGATAGACGGTAGGCTGCAAACCCAGCATCTGCAGGGCGCGGTAGCCGCCGATTCCGAGCAGAATCTCCTGCCGGATTCGCATGTTGCGGTCGCCGCCGTAGAGCTGGTCGGTTATATCACGATCTTCAATGCGCTGGTTTGCGGTGATATTCGTATCGAGCAGATAGAGCGGCACGCGTCCGACCTGCGCTTTCCACACTTGCGCATAAACGGGATGGCCAGCGAGGTCGACCTCGACGATAAACGGGGTGCCGTCGCCGTGATTTACGACGCTTACCGGAAGATTATGGAAGTCGTTCCCGGCGTACGATTCCTGCTGCCAGCCGGACTGGTTCAGATACTGGCGGAAGTAACCCTGCTGATAGAGCAGCCCGACACCGACCAGGGGCAGCCCTAGATCGCTGGCGGATTTGAGGTGATCACCGGCAAGAATGCCAAGACCACCGGCAAAGATCGAAAGACATTCCGTCAGCCCGAACTCCGCCGAAAAGTAGGCAATCAGAGGAGCGTCACCGGAGTTCGCGTTGGTGCGGTGGAACCAGGTCGAATCGGAAGCAAGATAACCCTGGAGATTGGACTCAACCCGGTGCAGGTGAGCCAGGAAGGCATCGTCGCGGCTGGCAAGTTCCAGCTTCTCCTGTTCAATGATGCCCAGCAACAGCACGGGATTGTGTCCTGAGGTCTCCCACAGATCGCGGTCGAGACGCCGGAACAGCTCCACCGACTCATGGCTCCAGCACCAACGCAGGTTGTGAGCGATGGCGAGCAATCCGTGGATTTGTGGCGGCAAAGAAGGAACGACACTGAAGGTATGAATAGGTTTCATGGCTGGGATCCTCAAGGTTAAAGTGCGTTCTTACTCCTCGGGCAGGAGTAGGTCAAGTTAAGTGTCGGTCAATTTCTAAGAAGTGGCGGTTTGGGGTTCCATTAATGAAACAGAACCGTTTTAGCAAAGGCCAGGTAAATCCGGAATTTACGTTGCCCAAGGCGGACACATCTCCACACTGTGTGACAATAGCAGCCTCGCAGTCCGAGCATGTTCCCGGCCGCCCCGGAGGTCCGCATGTCAAAGTCATTCACTCGCAAGCTTGCCGTTGTCGTGGTGATTCTGGCGCCGGCGATTATCCAGCCGGCCTCCAGGGCAGCTGACTTCAAGAAGGAAGTGATCTATCAGATCGTTACCGATCGTTTTTTCGATGGCGATGCCGCGAACGACAATCCCGCGCAAAGCAGCGGCTTGTTCGACTCCACGAAAAATAACTTTCAAGCTTACTGGGGAGGTGACTTGGCCGGCATCGAGCAGAAGATGTCGTACATAGCAGGCATGGGAGTCACCGCGATCTGGATTTCGCCACCGGTTGACAACGAAAACGCAAACGAAGACGGCAGTAGCGTCGGCGCGCCATATCACGGCTATCACGCCCGCGACTTCAAGCGCATCGAGGAGCACATGGGAGACGCCAGCAACTCCTTTGCCGCCTTCGACAGCCTGGTCACGGCGGCGCACAGTAAGGGCATCAAGGTGATCGTCGATTTCGCGCCCAATCATTCCAACCCCAACAACAAAGGTGAGTTTGGCGCGTTCTATGACAACGGGAACCTGGTTGGAAATTACACGAACGATACGAACGGCTATTTCCATCACAATCCGAACCTCGGCGACGGCGACTACAACGATCGCTATAAGGATCAGTACTACACCCTCTCCGATCTGGCAGACTTCAACCAGGAGAATCCCACGATTGACGCCTACCTGAAATCTGCAGCGCAGTTATTCCAGCAGCATCACGTCGATGGGTTTCGGGTGGACGCCATCAAGCACACCACCTGGGGCTGGCTGTACACTCTCGCGAACAGCATCTACAGCAACGCGGACACGTTCACTTTCGGCGAATGGATCGCCGACACGACTAATGATCCCCTTTATCACGATCTCTATAAGTTCGCGAATCGCTCCGGCTTCTCGGCCCTGGATTTTCCACTCTACAACGCCATCGATGACGCGTTCGCGCGCGATAACAGCTTCAGCGAGATCGATACGGTGCT encodes:
- a CDS encoding M3 family metallopeptidase, whose product is MGITRQITVLLCVLISTNRAQSPPDKWSADLARYYFVSPEAEKSARADLDATLKRLENYKGKLNNGSSLVQAFQAYEDVLRIYNKHDGYLHLRCSQNRKDAACDDESGLESELNARSAFFKAEVLAISELRLHAFFLAEPEMKPYRFALDEMRRDIAHTLPASEEELLSRLRPEISEWQYELYDHVVSAIPFGTVTTAAGPLDVIRQRNLLASNPDARVREEAFKRRLNGFASQRELLAFALIHTVKAQESLATAQHYSNAPDRKYTSMYLKPQQARNLLQLMAQHGEVAKRFEKIRATDFERAHHAQAHAWDLSAPEPGLAPPITPLQALPALFHAAFAGLGPEYQAAFDSLLAPGNGRADVIPGGAPNRYAGGFSIGFTGATSILFYGRYDGTFKDLSVIAHEGGHAVHRSLMSQNDVKPIYAMGAHFLFESFAAFNELLLADYLAEHTPNPALQRFYRKQWMSIKGLDTFYGAQDALLEQAIYDGVSRGSVRSADDLDKLSLQIDGNFSDSSATTPELRNRWATLSLMYEDPLYNINYVYGGLLALKYYQLYISDRERFVPRYIALLKNGFDAPPDALLKKFLDVDLFDPALLSDGLRLLNARLDQLENSPDH
- a CDS encoding cysteine desulfurase, encoding MTTAANTIRWPQPQVHAGFDVYRLRTEFPILGRPIQGKPLVYLDNAATTQKPQVVIDALVRYYTEENANIHRGVHTLSEVATESYERARGIVQRFLNAADPSEIVFVRGATEGINLVAQTWGRTNIGPGDEIVISAMEHHSNIVPWQMLCEQKGARLRVAPINDAGELLLDEFEKLLGPKTKLVAMVHISNALGTVNPVRKIVEMAHRWNARVLLDGAQAAPHTVVDMQDLDCDFYVFSGHKVYGPTGVGVLYGKLALLEAMPPYQGGGDMISSVTFEKTTYNRVPHKFEAGTPHVSGAIGLGAALEFVNGIGLEPISRHEQEVLAYGTERLLEIPGVRLIGTAKEKAGVLSFVLESIHPHDVGTVLNQQGIAIRTGHHCAQPLMQRFGVPATARASLALYNTVEDIDALAAGLHKVKEVLG
- the sufC gene encoding Fe-S cluster assembly ATPase SufC, yielding MSILEIKNLHARVENHEILKGVDLTVNAGEVHSIMGPNGSGKSTLAQVLSRRETFEITEGEVLFNGKDLLGMKPEEAACEGLFMAFQYPVEIPGISNAYFLRAALNAVRKHRGEEELDAIDFLPLLKEKMRLLEMDERFLNRAVNEGFSGGEKKRNEIVQMAVLEPKLAILDETDSGLDIDALKIVAKGVNAMRSPDRAIVLVTHYQRLLDYIVPDYVHVLVDGRFVKSGGPELALELEEKGYGWTEPTAAAAR
- the sufD gene encoding Fe-S cluster assembly protein SufD → MAIASSQQIRPQLEAFSEFDSRNQRQPAWLRELRARGFERFCQTGFPTTKDEDWRFTNVSSIAQTPFALASDPEKSFPVESTTPWRIPGAACQLVFVNGRFTPVLSDFGKLPKGVKVSSLAQAIAEDGAEIQKHLGRYLNIERDAFCALNTAFIEDGAYIHLPRRTILDAPIYLLFISVAGDVPQMSHPRNLIIAEDETEASVVEDYVSLGSGVFFSNVVTELVAGEGAIISHHLIEREDKQAINVSTLRMQQARSANVSSHSVLLGGGLVRNNVHPVLAGEGGECLINGLFIGSGTQHIDNYMLVEHASPHCSSRQFYNGILDGHAHGVFHGRIIVHKDAQKTDAKQTNRNLLLSDDAQIDTKPQLEIYADDVKCTHGATIGQVEENALFYIRSRGVDEVTARKLLLLAFANECLDRMRSVPVREYLEGLVHGWLSETSGSDGSRPRITTAGERERRWEEIG
- a CDS encoding SUF system NifU family Fe-S cluster assembly protein, whose protein sequence is MPELQDLYQEVILEHSKHPRNYRTLESANRMAEGFNPLCGDHFSVYLDVEGDQIRDITFQGSGCAISKASASMMTQALKGKRTEEAEKLFEKFHRVVTGKNGFEVADLGKLAAFAGVSEFPVRVKCATLAWHALRAALRGEQHAVSTE
- the sufB gene encoding Fe-S cluster assembly protein SufB → MSTNMNTIRELAEREYKWGFITDIEEERVPKGLNEEIIRLISAKKNEPEFMLEWRLKAYRHWASLEQAQAEPKWANVKFGPIDYQDIVYYSAPKKKPSLQSLDEVDPEILRTYDRLGIPLAEQQKLAGVAVDAVFDSVSVATTFKEKLAEKGVIFCSFSEAVRNHPELVKKYLGSVVPYTDNFFASLNSAVFSDGSFVYVPKGVRCPMELSTYFRINAAETGQFERTLIIADEGAYVSYLEGCTAPIRDENQLHAAVVELVALDNATIKYSTVQNWYPGDKEGRGGIYNFVTKRGKCLGRNSKISWTQVETGSAITWKYPSCILMGDNSVGEFYSVALTNNYQQADTGTKMIHMGKNTSSTVVSKGISAGHGQNTYRGLVKIQKGATGARNYTQCDSLLIGDKCGAHTFPYIEVKNASARMEHEASTSKIGEDQIFYLRQRGLSSEEAVSMIINGFCRQVFRELPMEFAVEAQKLLSISLEGSVG
- the sufT gene encoding putative Fe-S cluster assembly protein SufT, which produces MSSDTVVLSRACAAVPIPLGGMEVLPAGSRVRIMQSLGGSYTVVTERGFMMRIDAKDADALGLSPEAQPIDATPAQFSEKLVWDQLKTVFDPEIPVNVVDLGLIYSCQITAIEGGHKIDINMSMTAAGCGMGDVLKADIERKLSQLPEVKEVHATVVFDPPWHPGLMSEAARLQLGIDLDTDSSLPMYRP
- the glgP gene encoding alpha-glucan family phosphorylase; the protein is MKPIHTFSVVPSLPPQIHGLLAIAHNLRWCWSHESVELFRRLDRDLWETSGHNPVLLLGIIEQEKLELASRDDAFLAHLHRVESNLQGYLASDSTWFHRTNANSGDAPLIAYFSAEFGLTECLSIFAGGLGILAGDHLKSASDLGLPLVGVGLLYQQGYFRQYLNQSGWQQESYAGNDFHNLPVSVVNHGDGTPFIVEVDLAGHPVYAQVWKAQVGRVPLYLLDTNITANQRIEDRDITDQLYGGDRNMRIRQEILLGIGGYRALQMLGLQPTVYHMNEGHSAFLALEHIRHLMRTRDLNFIQARELASASLVFTTHTPVEAGHDYFQSDLVNLYFGDTARELGLPYSEFLNLGRSQQNGDFCMTVLALRTAAWANGVSKLHGEVSRQMWQSLWPGVPVTEIPIRHITNGVHFRSWISSEFNHLYDRYLGPNWREEPANSDVWSRVQSIPAEELWRTHERRRERLVSWARKRVRDQRLRRAAPQSELDAAAEILDPDALTIGFARRFATYKRATLILRDMDRLRRLLTDPARPVQLIFAGKAHPQDDGGKQLIRQITDVSRDPTLGRHVVFLEDYDMAVARYLVQGVDVWLNTPLRPNEASGTSGMKAAANAVLNLSVPDGWWDEVWNDPGNSQKIGWAIGKGESYSDPNYQDKVEAEGLYDLLERDVVPTFYERGADRIPRRWVERMKACVDSLCHFVNTHRMVRDYFQEFYVNAHGRFRSLDADHAHRARDLSSALDRIRNSWQEVWVEKVEDGPINSVPVASSMPVRAQVHLGQLRPEDVVVELYVGAVDMNGDLVEGEAVPMQPEESRSDGTYNYVVNTSIGRSGLHGFTVRVRPNHPDLPVKFIPGLISWAHEPHIAPAAVSVA